The window CCATAGAAAACAAGAAATATTATCTCAAGTTGTAGCAGAGGACATAATTTCTTCAAAAGAAAACAAAGGACTAAAAATAGAGTCAATCTCAAAAATAGATGGGCAGGAGCTTTGGTTAGGGATAAAATTATAGTAGAATAGATATATGGCGATTCCGAAATTTTTAAAAACTTTTTTAACTACGCCCAGCACTAATTCCAAGCCATCTGTGGGTAGTTTTGGCGCAAAACGGGCTCCTGAAGTAGAGATTACAAAACGTGCTGGTGGTGATAAAGGGCTTTTTAAAGGAAAGCCATTTTTAAGAAGAATTGAGTTTCGTCGTGCATTAAAAAAAGCTCCGGAAAAATTGCCTGGAGTAGTCGGCGGATTTATGGAGAAGGAAAGAATGGCTCTTGAAGAATTGTTTCCAAAAGAGAAATTTGGAGAATATATTACGCCTTATGAAGTTAATCGTCGTTTAAAGAATTTGAAGCGCGAAATGGTTCGCGAAAGAGATATAGGCAGGAAGCTTGAAAAAAGAAAACAAATGCAGTATTTAGAAGCATTAAAAGGAAAACAAGAAGAAAATGAGAAATAAAATATTGGCTATTATTATAGTTGCTTTTTTGGTTTTAGGAGCAATTGGATATTGGTTGTATCAGAGAAATGATTATTCCAAAGAGATTTTGCGTTTGGATATTTTGGGTCCGGAAACTGTTTCCGCAGGAGGAGAAGTGGAATACAGCGTAAGAATTAAAAATAACGGCGATGTTCGGTTGGAAGAACCTCGTCTTATTTTTGAATTTCCAGAATCCGCTCAGCCAATGAATGGTGAAGGGTTAAGAATAACAAAAGAAAGCGATGCCTTTGATGATAGTTCGATATATCCAGGTCAGGAGAAAATTTTTCGGTTTAAGGCAGTAATTTTAGGCAAGCAGGGAGAATTAAAGGAAGCCAAGGCAATTGTTTCTTACCGTCCGAAAAATATTAAAGCAAGATATGTTTCAAGAACCAGCCATTTAATGACCATTAATGAAGTTCCTTTGACCTTTGAATTTGATATCCCTTCAAGCGTTGGCGGAAGCCAGGAATTAAATTTTTCTTTAAATTATTTTTCCAGCATTGACTATCCTTTGTCTGATTTACAGATTAAAATCACTTATCCTTCAGATTTTTCTTTGAAAGAAACAGACCCGAAAGGGCTTTCTAACACTGAATGGAGTATACCATTGTTGAACAAAGCGGAAGGCGGAAGAATTGATATAAAAGGAAGCTTGTCAGGAGAGGTTGGTTCAACAAAGATATTCAAGGCAGAGCTCGGTATGTGGAAAGATGGAAATCTTATAGTGATTAAAGAGACAATGAAACAAGTGAAAATTGTAGAGCAGTCATTATATATCACTCAAACAATCAATAGTTCCCCTGAATATGCTGCTACGCCCGGAGACCTGCTTCATTATGAGATTACATTTAGGAATATAGGGACATTTCCTTTGCAAAACTTATTTTTAGCCAGCAAACTTAATAGCCAGTTATTCGATTTTGAGACGATTAAAACGCCAGATGGCCAAACCCAATCAGGAGATAATTCCATAATTTGGGATTGGCACAAGATTCCCAAATTACAATTTTTAGACGCAGGAGAAGAGGGTGTGGTTGAGTTCTGGGTTGAGCTGAAAAAAGAAGTGAGCGGAATGAGCAGCGCAAAAATAGAAAGCGAGATTATTTTAGGACAGACAAGGAGAAAGTTTGTTAATAAAGTCAATGCCAACCTAGAGTTTGTTCAAAATGTGTTTGTGGATGATGAGATATTCGGTAGTAATGCAAATTTCCCACTTGAAGTTAATAAAGAGGGTAATTTTACTATTATTTGGAAAATAAAAAATTATTATAATCCAGTAAAAGGAGCTAATGTAAGGGCTGTTTTGCCAATAGGCGTTAATTTGACAGGACAAATAATGCCCCAGAAACTTAGTTTTGACCCAGAAACAAGAGAAATAATCTGGACAGCCGGTGATTTGACGGCAAATCAGGGGATTGATGAACTGCTCCAACTGGCCTTTCAGGTTATACTGAAACCAAACGCCAGTCAGAAAGGGAAATTCGTTGAATTAGTTGAAAGCACAGTGTTTAGCGGATTTGATGAATGGACCGAAAGGAGCTTACAAACAGAATCTTCAATTTTGACTACCGAAGTTTTTGGCGATAATGGAAAAGTAAAGTAAAAATATGGATTTAATGCAAAAAATTATATCTCTTTCAAAACGCAGGGGATTTATATTCCCTTCTTCTGAAATTTACGGCGGATTCGGGTCCAGTTATGATTTTGGACCCCTGGGAGCGTTATTGAAAAACAATATCAAAAAAGCGTGGTCAGACGAAATGTTAAAGAAGCAAAATAATATTGTCGGTCTTGATGCTGCGATTTTGATGTCTCCTAAGGTCTGGGAGGCCTCAGGCCATCTTACTGCAGGATTTGCCGATGAATTAGTAGAATGTTTATCTTGCCACAAAAGATTTCGTGTAGATGAAATGAAGAAAGACAAATGTCCGGAATGCGGAGGAGAGATTACAAGTCCGAAGCAATTCAATTTAATGATGAAAACATTTGTCGGCTCTGTTGAGGATGAAAGCGCAATTGCTTATTTGCGCGCTGAAACCTGCCAGGGAATTTATATTAACTTTAAAAATGTTTTGGGTTCAATGAGATTAAAACTCCCATTTGGCATTGCCCAGATTGGGAAATCGTTCCGGAATGAAATTACCACCAAAAATTTTATTTTCCGGATGAGAGAGTTTGAACAAATGGAGATGCAATGGTTCTGCCATCCAAAAGAAGCGGATAAATGGTTTGAATATTGGAAAGAGCAAAGATTGAATTGGTATCTTGATTTAGGCGTGAAAAAAGAAAATTTAAAAATGTTGGAAATTCCTGATGGCGAAAGAGCGCATTATGCCAAAAGACAGATTGATTTGGAATATAATTTTCCATTTGGTTGGCATGAAATTGAAGGAATCCATAACCGCGGAGATTGGGATTTGTCCCAACACCAGAAACATAGCGGCGAGAACTTGAGCTATAAAGACCCGGAAACAGGAGAAGAATATATTCCTCATATAATTGAGACATCAGTTGGGGTTGAAAGAAGTTTGTTGGCGTTTTTTACAGAAGCATATCAGGAGGTTTCTGGCGGAAGGACAAAAACCACAGAAGCGACCAAAGAAGAGGAAATAATCTTGAAACTTGATAAAAAATTAGCGCCGATTAAAGTGGCGATTTTGCCTTTGGTTAAAAATAAACCGGATATTTCTAAAAAAGCTCAAGAAATATACCAACTTATGAAACCACATTTTATGGCACAATACGATGAGTCCGGCTCTATTGGCAGGAGATACCGCAGACAGGACGAAATAGGAACGCTTTACTGCGTAACCATTGATTTTGATACATTGGATGATAATGATGTCACGGTCCGCGACAGGGACACAATGAAACAAAAAAGAGTGAAAATAGGCAAACTCTTGGAATACCTCTCTGAAAAATTAAACTAAGACGATTAAGTCAGATAGCAAAGATATGGCTGATGAAAAAATGGTATTTGCTGATAGTGAAAAATGTCAATGAAAAATGGTTTCAACTCTAATTTTTATACCATTTTTCTTTTGCATTTTCTCACATTTTTTTCTTCGTATGACACTATTTTTTCCATTCCATTTTCGACTTGACTTGGTGTTTGTGATATCATATAATTGAACTGGAAAATACCTTAAAGCCTATTTCCAGTCCATATATGGATAAAAAACCAACTAAAGGCGAATATTTAGATGTTTTGTTACGCTCTCAGAAGACCATCTTTTCTACCAAAGATGTTGCTTTGTTATGGGGAGAAGAAAGAGAGCAAATAATTACTGGACGATTAAATAAATATGTCAGAGCCAGTAAATTAATCAGGGTTCGACGCGGACTCTACGCCAAAGACAAAGATTATAATCGTTTTGAATTGGCAACTCGTATTTATACTCCCGCATACATTAGCTTCGAGACGGTATTGACCCGCGCCGGAATAAATTTTCAATACTATGAAAGTATTTTCGTCGCATCCTATATAACTCGGGAAATTAGCGTTGGTAGCCAGAAAATTTCCTTTATTCGGATGAAAGATTATGTGTTGAGCAATATTATCGGCATCAAGCACGAAGATGGTATTGCTACGGCGACTAAAGAGCGCGCTTTTTTGGATAGGATATATGTCAGCAAGGATTATCATTTTGATAATTTAGATGCGTTGGATTGGGATAAGGTATTTGAAATTTTGCCCATATACAACAATAAGAGGATGGAGAAAAAAGTCGGAAAATATTTTGAACATTATAAGGCCACAAAATAAAATACTTGTGACGAGTTTATTCAACCATGACATTAGATTATTTAAAACATAAAAATATACTACTTCAGATTTTGAAGGACATTTACTCTGACACGTCGATTGCTCCTTATTTGGGGTTTAAGGGTGGCACAGCTACTCTCCTGTTTTATGAATTGAATCGCTATTCGGTTGATTTAGATTTTGACTTACTTGATGAAAGTAAAGAGCAGTCCGTGTTTGATAAAATCCAAAAAATCGCCACTGTCTATGGGAGAATTATTGAATCACGGATTAAGCGTTTCAATTTGATTAATATAATCTCTTATGACACAAAATCCCAGAATATTAAAATTGAGGTAAATAGGCGAGATTTTGGTTCACGATATGAATTGAAAACTCTGCTTGGCATTTCAATGTTGGTCATGGTTAGGGAAGATATGTTCGCCCATAAACTCATGGCCATGTATGAACGAGTTGGCAAAACAAGTCGCGATATTTATGATGTCTGGTTTTTCTTGAAGAACAACTGGCCGGTGAACAAAGAAATTATTGAACAAAGGTCTGGTTTGCCTTTTAATGAACTTCTACAAAAGTGCGCAGAACAGTTAGAGAAAATGGATAATCGGAATATTCTGGTTGGCTTGGGCGAATCTCTTATCGAATCACAGAAAGATTGGGCTCGGGCAAAACTTCGAACAGAAACAATTTTTTTATTGAGAGCTCGATTAGAAAGTGAAAGATAAATTTATATAAAAAGAAAAAAATGACAAAAGGAGAAAACGATTTTGATGTGGCTGTTATTGGCGCTGGTCCGGCTGGGATGATTGCTGCAGGCAGGGCCGGAGAACTTGGCGCAAAAGTAATTTTGCTGGAAAAGAACAAGAAGCCGGGCAGAAAGTTGATTTTAACCGGCAAAGGCAGATGTAATTTTACTAATGCCGAGTTTAATTTGAATAAGTTTGTTGAAAATTACGGCAAGAATGGAAAATTTTTATTCCATTCCTTTTTTGTTTTTGGGCCGCAAAAAGTTATTAAGTTTTTTGAAAAACTTGGAGTAAAAACAAAAATTGAAAGAGGAAAAAGGGTCTTTCCGAAAAGCGATGACGCAGACGATATATTGAAATCGTTGATTAAGTATTTACTAAAAGGAAGAGTGAAAATCTCTTATAATTCGGAAGTAATCGGAATTGAACAACGGAAAAACAGAATTCAAAAATTAATTTTGAAGGACAGCGAAATTTTTGCTAAAAAATATATTTTTTGCACAGGAGGAAAATCGTATTCTTTGACCGGCTCAACTGGCGATGGATTTAAATGGGCGAGTGATTT is drawn from Patescibacteria group bacterium and contains these coding sequences:
- a CDS encoding glycine--tRNA ligase translates to MDLMQKIISLSKRRGFIFPSSEIYGGFGSSYDFGPLGALLKNNIKKAWSDEMLKKQNNIVGLDAAILMSPKVWEASGHLTAGFADELVECLSCHKRFRVDEMKKDKCPECGGEITSPKQFNLMMKTFVGSVEDESAIAYLRAETCQGIYINFKNVLGSMRLKLPFGIAQIGKSFRNEITTKNFIFRMREFEQMEMQWFCHPKEADKWFEYWKEQRLNWYLDLGVKKENLKMLEIPDGERAHYAKRQIDLEYNFPFGWHEIEGIHNRGDWDLSQHQKHSGENLSYKDPETGEEYIPHIIETSVGVERSLLAFFTEAYQEVSGGRTKTTEATKEEEIILKLDKKLAPIKVAILPLVKNKPDISKKAQEIYQLMKPHFMAQYDESGSIGRRYRRQDEIGTLYCVTIDFDTLDDNDVTVRDRDTMKQKRVKIGKLLEYLSEKLN
- a CDS encoding nucleotidyl transferase AbiEii/AbiGii toxin family protein, translating into MTLDYLKHKNILLQILKDIYSDTSIAPYLGFKGGTATLLFYELNRYSVDLDFDLLDESKEQSVFDKIQKIATVYGRIIESRIKRFNLINIISYDTKSQNIKIEVNRRDFGSRYELKTLLGISMLVMVREDMFAHKLMAMYERVGKTSRDIYDVWFFLKNNWPVNKEIIEQRSGLPFNELLQKCAEQLEKMDNRNILVGLGESLIESQKDWARAKLRTETIFLLRARLESER